Proteins from a single region of Mytilus trossulus isolate FHL-02 chromosome 2, PNRI_Mtr1.1.1.hap1, whole genome shotgun sequence:
- the LOC134706437 gene encoding uncharacterized protein LOC134706437 isoform X2, producing the protein MASVLHNNYVMDNTNELKELKSVYVDDEQKKMNRPKTAKETLSDTVTNIRNDSRRFYKFVKSHIRIKRGDRDTKVKEISIIPEEDGSTWAKRSVNSAASRSSIDSNLSSDSHCSKDSYDAIHDIDIEHYSSDVGSPS; encoded by the exons ATGGCTTCAGTTCTACATAATAACTATGTAATGGATAACACGAATGAATTGAAG GAATTGAAAAGTGTGTACGTTGACGACgaacaaaagaaaatgaacCGCCCAAAAACCGCCAAGGAAACATTAAGTGACACAGTTACCAAT ATACGAAACGATTCCAGAAGATTTTATAAGTTTGTAAAAAGTCACATTCGTATAAAGCGAGGAGACCGAGACACAAAGGTCAAGGAGATATCTATTATACCGGAAGAAGATGGTTCGACATGGGCAAAACGATCAGTAAATAGCGCAGCCTCGCGGTCAAGTATTGACTCTAATTTATCTTCGGACAGTCATTGTAGTAAAGACAGTTACGATGCTATTCATGACATTGACATTGAGCATTACTCTTCAGATGTGGGATCACCATCATGA
- the LOC134706436 gene encoding INO80 complex subunit C-like gives MSSSRGRKLKPKSISPTMVTPSKKRRPSTPVVAAAPVTVKIEPVEEMTPTASREDSPAPSECMDKIPVFKNKNFVHSCVGNSGTKKTRVWKNLKQIIATEKTQPWRPDDVTYNSIDAPPSFKPAKKYSDLSGLAASYTDPQTKLRYATAEEYSRISMMPSDLVSGCLALRKANAPVP, from the exons aTGAGTAGTAGCAGAGGGAGAAAGTTGAAGCCCAAAAGCATAAGTCCTACTATGGTTACTCCCTCCAAGAAGAGACGCCCTAGCACG CCAGTTGTAGCAGCAGCTCCAGTGACAGTCAAGATTGAACCAGTGGAGGAGATGACTCCTACAGCCAGCCGTGAGGACAGCCCTGCACCTTCAGAATGTATGGATAAAATTCctgtgtttaaaaataaaaactttgtg cATTCTTGTGTAGGTAATAGTGGAACAAAGAAAACAAGAGTTTGGAAAAATCTGAAGCAAATCATTGCAACAGAGAAAACACAACCATGGAGACCAGATGATGTCACAt ATAACTCCATAGATGCTCCGCCATCTTTCAAACCAGCTAAGAAATACTCAGATCTCTCAGGACTAGCT GCAAGCTACACAGATCCACAAACCAAACTTAGATATGCTACTGCTGAAGAATATTCTAGAATAAGCATGATGCCCAGTGATCTAGTTAGTGGTTGCCTTGCTTTAAGGAAAGCTAATGCCCCTGTGCCTTGA
- the LOC134706437 gene encoding uncharacterized protein LOC134706437 isoform X1, with translation MSDKDHSFTDFDMFKSMTELKSVYVDDEQKKMNRPKTAKETLSDTVTNIRNDSRRFYKFVKSHIRIKRGDRDTKVKEISIIPEEDGSTWAKRSVNSAASRSSIDSNLSSDSHCSKDSYDAIHDIDIEHYSSDVGSPS, from the exons ATGAGCGACAAGGACCACAGTTTTACAGATTTTGATATGTTCAAATCAATGACG GAATTGAAAAGTGTGTACGTTGACGACgaacaaaagaaaatgaacCGCCCAAAAACCGCCAAGGAAACATTAAGTGACACAGTTACCAAT ATACGAAACGATTCCAGAAGATTTTATAAGTTTGTAAAAAGTCACATTCGTATAAAGCGAGGAGACCGAGACACAAAGGTCAAGGAGATATCTATTATACCGGAAGAAGATGGTTCGACATGGGCAAAACGATCAGTAAATAGCGCAGCCTCGCGGTCAAGTATTGACTCTAATTTATCTTCGGACAGTCATTGTAGTAAAGACAGTTACGATGCTATTCATGACATTGACATTGAGCATTACTCTTCAGATGTGGGATCACCATCATGA